The Sporosarcina sp. FSL W7-1349 genome contains the following window.
TTCTTGTTCAGTCTTGCCTAAAGTCGTCTGATTCGATACTTGATAAATATTACCCAGCGCCTCGCTCCCTTCTCCGTAACTGCCGCGCACGACCATGCCGAGCCGGGCAATCGAAGGGATGATCCGGTCAATCTGCTTCGTGATAGTAAGCGCGGGCAAGTGCATCATGACCGAAGCACGCATTCCCGTTCCCGTGTTAGAAGGGCAGCTCGTCAAATAGCCGAACTCCTCGTCAAACGCGTATGGCAGCACCTTCTCTAGCTGATCGTCCACTTGGTCCGCTTGTTCATAGGCCGCTTCCAGTTGAAGCCCGGGGTAAATGCACTGGATCCGGATATGATCCTCTTCATTCACCATGACACTGACAGTTTCGTCCTCCGATAGGATGACCGCGCCGTTCCGTTCCGGATTTGCAAGTTGCGGACTGATCAAATGCTTTTCCACGAGGACTTGCCGTTCCATGGCGGGTAAATCTGCCATCTTCATATAGGTGTACCCTTTTTGGCTCGAATCAAGCAAGGCTGCCGAGATTTCTTTATCAACCTGCATGGCCGCCTCTTCCGAAAATGCGATCGGGAACCGGTACCCCGTCAAGTTTCTAGCGAGCCGGATCCGTGTCGATAGGACAATATCGGAATGTTCTCCATGAGTAGTCATCCACCCTGTCACGGATTGCTGCATGAATCGTTCAATTGACATCGCTCTCTTCACCTCCCGCCTGAAGCCGCAATTTCAATGCGTTCGCTTCATCACGCAAAATGGCTGCCTCTTCAAAACGCTCCGCTTCAACTGCTTCCCGCATTTTCACTCGAATTTCTTCTATTTTCTTTTTCACCGCGTAGATTTCATTGAAGGAGACTGGAATTTTGCCGACGTGCTTCGTATGACCGTTATGAAGCTTCCCGAAAATACGCGGCAGCCTTTCCCGGAAGGTCGCATAGCACGTTGCGCATCCAAACTTCCCGATGTCCAGGAACTTCTGGAATGTCAGCCCACAGTTCGGACATTCCGGCCCCCGCATCATCTCCCCTCTCGTCTGAGGCTGGCTTTGGAACGAATCTGGCCCGCCAAACCATTGCGAAAGGAATTGTTGGATCGATAACGGCTCCTGGTTCGGATCAAACTGAAGGGATTGGGAATGGAATGCACATTTCTCACATAATTGGCGTTCCATCGACCCTCCCATACTTTCCTGGGTCAAGATGACGGAAGCCGGACGTTCTTTGCAATTTTCACATATCATCATATGGAGCACCCACCTCGTTCTAATATTGACGTTCAGTCCATCTGCTCATACAGGAGTGTCAGGAGCATCGCCTGTAAAATTCGGGCGCGCATCGTATCGCGCTCGGGTAATGGTTGTTTAATGGTCGCCCGGTCCACTGCGGCAAGAATGATCCGCGCTTCCCGTTCCGATACGACGTCTTCTTCCACGAGTCGGTGGACAACATCTTCGGCCATCGTGTAAGAGGCGCCACCCTGGATTCCTTCCAAAATATGTTCAATCAGTTCTTTATGCGAATTGGCCTGGACCCGGATAATGCGGATATACCCTCCGCCTCCGCGTTTGGACTCGACAATATACCCGCGTTCCGCCGTAAATCGTGTTTTAATGACGTAGTTGATTTGTGAGGGGACGCACTGGAATTTTTCCGCGACTTCGCTGCGTTTAATCTCAATGGCACTCTTCTCTTCCTCTTCGATTATCGCCTTTAAATACCCTTCAATAATGTCAGAAATGTTTCGCATATCCTCACCTCTTTCTTCCTCAGGTCAGAATCCGTTGACTTTGACTATCTTTGACTTAATTGTACACGAATAAACCCTTTTATTGCAATTGATATGCAACGCGGACGGAATCGGTTTAGACTACAGCCAGCCGGGTAAAGTGAAAATCTAGAATTTTTTATGACTCTAACGTTCGAAACAAAAAGCTCCAGATTCACCAATACCCATAGAGGAGATCTTTTACACATGAATTAAACACCTATTTCGCCGCTGGAAGAAATGAAGTTCAAGGATAAACTGATAAGAAGATGGAAAGAGAAAAGACCGCTATACATATCAGGATGGGATATTTTTTGATGTTCAATACGAACCGATTGACCGGATAATATAAAAAGCAGCTGGCGAAAATCATTCTGCCAGCTGCTTTTTTCGCAGTTCTGTTTATTCAACGTCGATCCCCCAGACCAAGGCCAGGAAGCGATTTTCATAAAACAGGCATCTTATTCGATCGACGTATTGATTAATTCCTTCACCGGCAGGAACAACTCGCCAGTTTCCAAATACGTCAGCACCAATCGGTCACCCTCCTGGACATATACTGCCAGCGGTGCCGCCTCCGTCGAAATGATAAAGTTCCGACCGTCATCCGCCAAAATGGATACGAGAGTGAATTCGCCGACACGCTCTTTGAACACGCGTTTCACAGTTACCGCCGCTTTGGCCTCTTCCGCATTCGAACTTCCGTCCACCGTGCTGCCACCCCGCTGCAAAGCCGTTTTGTACAATCTTAGCGCCTCGTTAGGTGAGTTGCCGTACACCGATATTTCGGGATTTGCTGCGGAAACGATGAAGTAGTTCTGCAGGAAGCCGTTGGAGTCCAACACCGGCGTCAGCCAGCTCGCTTCTCCGTAAAAGTTGTACAATACCGGCATTTCGCCCGTCCACTTCTTCTCAATGAATTTCTTCTCGATGATCTGCAACGTCCCTTGCGAATCCATATAGGACTCTTCCAGATTCCCCGTATAATA
Protein-coding sequences here:
- a CDS encoding protein arginine kinase, with translation MSIERFMQQSVTGWMTTHGEHSDIVLSTRIRLARNLTGYRFPIAFSEEAAMQVDKEISAALLDSSQKGYTYMKMADLPAMERQVLVEKHLISPQLANPERNGAVILSEDETVSVMVNEEDHIRIQCIYPGLQLEAAYEQADQVDDQLEKVLPYAFDEEFGYLTSCPSNTGTGMRASVMMHLPALTITKQIDRIIPSIARLGMVVRGSYGEGSEALGNIYQVSNQTTLGKTEQEIITDLGNITDRLIAHERKSRELLLSKSRIALENRLYRSLGTLLYARLLPSGEAARCLSDVRLGIDLGIIEDVDMSILNELMIFMQPGFLQQYAGTDLSEEERDILRAQLFRERLDVQNAKASSEGNADS
- a CDS encoding UvrB/UvrC motif-containing protein produces the protein MMICENCKERPASVILTQESMGGSMERQLCEKCAFHSQSLQFDPNQEPLSIQQFLSQWFGGPDSFQSQPQTRGEMMRGPECPNCGLTFQKFLDIGKFGCATCYATFRERLPRIFGKLHNGHTKHVGKIPVSFNEIYAVKKKIEEIRVKMREAVEAERFEEAAILRDEANALKLRLQAGGEESDVN
- a CDS encoding CtsR family transcriptional regulator, with the protein product MRNISDIIEGYLKAIIEEEEKSAIEIKRSEVAEKFQCVPSQINYVIKTRFTAERGYIVESKRGGGGYIRIIRVQANSHKELIEHILEGIQGGASYTMAEDVVHRLVEEDVVSEREARIILAAVDRATIKQPLPERDTMRARILQAMLLTLLYEQMD